From Portunus trituberculatus isolate SZX2019 chromosome 50, ASM1759143v1, whole genome shotgun sequence, the proteins below share one genomic window:
- the LOC123499817 gene encoding transmembrane emp24 domain-containing protein 2-like, producing the protein MTTGCLLAVLGCLSLLTGAHGYFITVDAHAEECFFEKVTAGTKLGLAFEVAEGGFLDIDIKIYNPEGKTIHEGERESNGRYTFPASMDGVYTYCFSNKMSTMTPKIVMFTMEVGDDTKAEHHAPNAEEGEQAGGNKMEDMIKELSAALSGVKHEQDYMEVRERIHRSINDNTNSRVVMWSVFEALVLVAMTIGQVYYLKQFFEVRRVV; encoded by the exons atgacgACCGGGTGCCTGTTGGCCGTGCTgggctgcctctccctcctgaCTGGGGCACACGGCTATTTTATCACCGTGGACGCCCATGCAGAAGAATGTTTCTTCGAGAAGGTGACGGCGGGCACAAAATTAG GTCTGGCATTTGAGGTTGCTGAGGGAGGCTTCCTTGACATAGACATCAAGATCTACAACCCCGAGGGGAAGACCATCCATGAGGGTGAGCGCGAGTCCAATGGGAGGTACACCTTCCCTGCCAGCATGGATGGCGTCTACACCTACTGTTTCTCCAACAAGATGTCCACTATGACGCCCAAAATTGTCATGTTCACGATGGAGGTGGGCGATGACACCAAGGCTGAGCACCATGCACCCAACGCTGAGGAAG GTGAGCAGGCTGGAGGGAACAAGATGGAGGACATGATCAAGGAGCTGTCGGCGGCACTCTCTGGGGTGAAGCATGAGCAGGACTACATGGAGGTGAGGGAACGCATCCACCGCTCCATCAATGACAACACTAACTCGCGGGTGGTGATGTGGTCGGTGTTTGAGGCCTTGGTGCTGGTGGCCATGACCATTGGACAAGTGTATTACCTCAAGCAGTTCTTTGAAGTACGGAGAGTTGTATAA